Genomic DNA from Methanosarcina sp. MTP4:
GGGCAAAAAGGGAAGAAACCGGGGTTGAATACGTAGGAACCTACGCTTTCTGCTGCCCGGTTATCCCGGAAAAAGCTGTGGCAAAATACTCAAACGGAAAACTCATAGTGACAGCTCCGTACAGGGAAGCCCCGGATACCGTGGACATTAAGATTGATTGAGACTAAAAGGAGTGGGACTAAAAGAGCGGGATTAAAAGAATGGGATTAAAAGAGTGAGAATAATCTGAAAATGGGGGAAAGGAATGTATCCTGTAATTGATTATAAAAAATGCACCGGAGCCCTCGCCTGCTA
This window encodes:
- a CDS encoding Hsp20/alpha crystallin family protein — protein: MAMVKMSPDVFSCSDDQGNMDIEIDLPGVEKESIEFKMVEDGFFIRAKREETGVEYVGTYAFCCPVIPEKAVAKYSNGKLIVTAPYREAPDTVDIKID